From Veillonella dispar, one genomic window encodes:
- a CDS encoding baseplate J/gp47 family protein — MYENKTYENILADALYRTGTEYDKRQGSMIYDSLAPFSFEMAEAYIMAQVIIKQTYAKTADRDFLALRALEFNIIPREATAAEVKGVFDRAVDIGTRFNFEDLNFRVIDVIDLSKNEFKLVCETPGAKGNYCIGRITPINTIPGLQNAEIKEVLVPGQDEEETEAFRERYIRALKSKAYGGNGADYKEKVLSVNGTGGSKIYRCWNGGGTVKVVIINNEFNKPSQELVKEVQNVFDPTPNQGKGYGLAPIGHTVTVEAAEEVVINYEIPVVMAAGHEPSEIQTELTKKIEERLKARRKEWTTQDETQFLTVRTSIVTSLAVDLDKVIDVGDIKINGQKVKRLDLQPSQIPKLGTVTLVKG, encoded by the coding sequence ATGTACGAAAATAAAACCTATGAGAACATCTTAGCTGATGCCTTATATAGAACTGGTACTGAGTACGATAAACGACAAGGATCTATGATATATGATTCTCTCGCTCCGTTTTCTTTCGAAATGGCAGAAGCGTATATCATGGCTCAAGTTATTATTAAGCAGACTTATGCTAAGACTGCTGATCGTGATTTCCTAGCTTTAAGGGCACTCGAATTTAATATTATCCCTCGTGAAGCTACAGCGGCCGAAGTGAAAGGTGTATTCGATCGAGCAGTCGATATCGGTACTCGGTTTAACTTCGAAGATCTTAACTTCCGTGTTATCGATGTCATCGATTTATCTAAAAACGAATTTAAGCTAGTATGCGAAACTCCAGGTGCTAAAGGTAACTACTGTATAGGACGTATCACTCCGATTAATACGATCCCGGGGTTACAAAATGCCGAAATTAAAGAAGTATTAGTACCGGGGCAAGACGAAGAAGAAACGGAAGCCTTCCGGGAAAGATATATCCGAGCATTAAAATCTAAAGCTTATGGCGGTAACGGCGCTGATTATAAAGAAAAGGTACTCTCCGTTAACGGCACTGGTGGTTCTAAAATATACAGATGCTGGAATGGTGGCGGTACGGTTAAGGTCGTTATTATCAATAACGAATTTAATAAGCCCTCGCAAGAACTGGTTAAAGAAGTACAGAATGTATTCGATCCGACACCTAATCAAGGTAAAGGCTACGGTTTAGCTCCGATCGGTCATACCGTAACAGTCGAAGCAGCCGAAGAAGTCGTTATTAACTACGAAATCCCTGTCGTAATGGCAGCTGGTCATGAACCTTCTGAGATTCAAACTGAATTGACTAAGAAGATCGAAGAACGTTTGAAAGCTCGACGTAAAGAATGGACGACTCAAGACGAGACTCAATTCTTAACAGTTAGAACTTCTATTGTAACTTCCTTAGCTGTCGATTTAGATAAAGTAATCGATGTAGGCGATATTAAGATTAACGGTCAGAAAGTTAAGCGACTCGATTTACAGCCTAGCCAAATCCCTAAACTCGGTACCGTTACATTAGTTAAAGGTTAA
- a CDS encoding collagen-like protein: MDKLKVITIEPTTPKVVDVTIPSSNVIGTGYIAGPQGKDGLPGPQGPPGPKGEKGDPFTFNDFTQEQLESLKVTTNGASVPGPKGDKGDAFTYADFTPEQLEALKGPQGERGNDGLPGPQGIQGPIGPKGDTGERGPQGIPGPKGDTGLTGPQGARGNDGQPGPQGLKGDPGPKGDKGDPFKFSDFTQEQLAQLKGPKGDPGPAGPPGIQGPPGPAGSGGTGGSVDLSDYTTKKDADNLYLKKVDLRNYLTMIGDPKYALKTELNNYLSRTDANNHYAQKGWASQTFAYKGDLGSFIKKSEIAQYALTPGDASTRYVNKIEGQSFAKNADLANYVPKAQYDKDIEALKKRIADLEHL, from the coding sequence ATGGATAAATTAAAAGTTATTACGATCGAACCGACAACTCCTAAAGTAGTCGATGTTACGATCCCATCCTCTAACGTAATCGGTACTGGATATATAGCGGGCCCACAAGGTAAAGATGGCTTACCTGGCCCTCAAGGTCCTCCTGGCCCGAAAGGTGAGAAGGGCGATCCTTTTACATTTAACGACTTTACTCAAGAACAACTCGAATCTCTTAAAGTAACGACTAACGGTGCATCTGTACCTGGTCCTAAAGGTGATAAGGGCGATGCATTTACTTATGCGGATTTTACACCAGAACAATTAGAAGCTTTAAAAGGCCCGCAAGGTGAACGTGGTAACGATGGTTTACCTGGCCCACAAGGTATACAAGGTCCTATTGGTCCTAAAGGAGATACTGGTGAACGTGGTCCACAAGGTATTCCCGGTCCAAAAGGTGACACAGGCTTAACTGGCCCTCAAGGTGCTCGCGGTAATGATGGACAACCCGGTCCTCAAGGTCTAAAAGGAGATCCTGGTCCTAAAGGCGATAAGGGCGATCCATTTAAATTCAGTGATTTCACTCAAGAACAGCTGGCGCAGCTTAAAGGCCCTAAAGGAGATCCCGGTCCGGCTGGTCCTCCTGGTATACAAGGGCCTCCTGGCCCGGCTGGTTCTGGTGGTACTGGTGGTAGTGTAGATTTATCAGATTACACTACTAAAAAAGATGCCGATAATCTTTATCTAAAAAAAGTAGACTTAAGAAATTATTTAACTATGATAGGTGATCCTAAATATGCACTTAAAACAGAGTTAAATAATTATTTGTCTAGAACAGACGCTAATAATCATTATGCTCAAAAGGGCTGGGCGTCTCAAACGTTTGCATATAAAGGTGATTTAGGTAGTTTTATTAAAAAATCAGAGATTGCTCAGTATGCGTTAACACCTGGCGATGCATCTACTCGATACGTCAACAAAATAGAAGGACAATCCTTCGCTAAGAATGCAGATTTAGCTAATTACGTTCCTAAAGCTCAATACGATAAAGATATTGAAGCTCTTAAGAAACGTATAGCTGATTTAGAACACTTATAG
- a CDS encoding collagen-like triple helix repeat-containing protein: MARIRLGNLKGPKGDKGDPGPRGPQGIQGPPGTAENIDLTPFVKKTENTTLTGQYTFTNNTPIKLNGYNVISENNRILFKNNDNKNVFAFDADTITHNDKSLLTQDKANTLYAPIGDYALRTALNAYATKTDLNNYVTTVNANNTYLSKTDAANTYAKKTDLNGYATTANLNNYLTTSNASTTYLNKTDASSMYAKKTDLSGYAASSTLSNYVTTANANSTYLSKTDADSTYAKKTDVGNGLTLAQANDTYVSKAGTNNVTGTINISQTAGLTLANHILESNPTNLVIKNKANQPILTVYPSVAYLNGREVLNQFKADQLYAPKTALNDYLSKTDASNTYATKANLNSYVTTSQYNNDMNSLLTALRNVNN, encoded by the coding sequence ATGGCAAGAATTAGATTAGGCAATCTTAAAGGCCCTAAAGGCGATAAAGGCGATCCAGGTCCTCGTGGTCCTCAAGGTATTCAAGGACCTCCTGGTACTGCTGAAAATATCGATTTAACTCCTTTCGTTAAGAAAACCGAAAATACGACTCTAACCGGCCAGTATACTTTTACTAACAATACGCCTATTAAGTTAAATGGCTACAATGTTATATCTGAAAATAATCGTATTTTATTTAAGAATAACGATAATAAGAATGTATTTGCTTTCGATGCCGATACGATTACACATAACGATAAGTCTTTATTAACACAAGATAAAGCTAATACGTTATATGCTCCGATTGGCGATTATGCATTAAGAACAGCATTAAATGCTTATGCTACTAAGACAGATTTAAATAATTACGTCACTACAGTAAATGCTAATAATACGTATCTAAGCAAAACAGATGCAGCTAATACTTATGCTAAAAAAACCGATCTTAATGGTTACGCTACTACAGCTAATTTAAATAACTATTTGACGACTTCTAATGCATCTACTACTTATTTAAATAAAACAGATGCTTCTAGTATGTATGCTAAAAAGACAGATTTAAGTGGTTATGCGGCAAGCTCTACTCTATCTAACTATGTAACGACTGCTAACGCTAATAGTACGTATTTATCTAAAACCGATGCCGATAGTACTTACGCTAAAAAAACCGATGTCGGTAACGGTTTAACTCTTGCTCAAGCTAACGATACTTATGTATCTAAGGCTGGTACTAATAACGTAACCGGTACGATTAATATTAGCCAAACAGCCGGTCTCACCTTAGCTAACCATATCTTAGAGTCTAACCCGACAAACCTCGTTATTAAGAATAAAGCTAACCAACCTATTCTTACAGTATATCCTTCTGTAGCATATCTTAATGGTCGTGAAGTCCTTAACCAATTTAAGGCCGATCAGTTATATGCGCCTAAGACTGCTTTAAATGATTATTTATCTAAAACGGATGCATCTAATACATATGCTACTAAGGCTAACCTTAATAGCTACGTTACGACTAGCCAATATAATAACGATATGAATTCTTTATTAACAGCGTTAAGAAACGTTAATAATTAA
- a CDS encoding DUF2634 domain-containing protein, translated as MCDDIEAMEQAIFKIINTERYKYLIYDWNYGIELSDLIGEPIPYVYAEIERRIKEALLADDRIKEVKDFRFSNEGGSVLCLFTAITIYGDINNISKEVTAYVRK; from the coding sequence ATGTGTGACGATATCGAAGCGATGGAACAAGCTATTTTTAAAATCATTAATACAGAGCGTTATAAATATTTAATTTATGACTGGAACTACGGTATAGAATTAAGCGATTTAATCGGTGAACCTATACCGTATGTTTATGCTGAGATAGAACGTCGCATTAAGGAAGCCTTATTAGCCGACGACCGAATTAAAGAAGTTAAAGACTTTAGATTCTCTAACGAAGGCGGTTCTGTATTATGTTTATTCACAGCCATAACTATATATGGCGATATTAATAACATATCGAAAGAGGTAACGGCATATGTACGAAAATAA
- a CDS encoding collagen-like protein → MIKLNRGHDKNIVLSKEALKEIRGLSAYEIAKQEGFTGTVDEWLASLKGAKGDKGDTFKLSDLSPEELNSIKGPRGETGYTGPQGPQGLQGLKGDRGEVGPKGDIGLTGPKGEQGIQGVQGPRGEQGPRGIQGKDGKSFTLSHTYSTVEKMNADADNINEDEFVAITDGHIFMKDNGVLIEVLNIRGPQGIQGEQGIRGEVGPKGEQGIQGPTGPKGDAFKFSDFTTEQLESIKGPKGDKGEVGPQGPAGIQGPEGQRGPQGERGPIGPQGIPGLTGPEGQKGDKGETGPIGRAFTYADFTPEQLKGLTGPKGDRGEKGDRGEGFDIYKTYPSLTAMNNDVDNIPLNKLVMISSSVNDEDNAKVYIKEATGLKFFIDLSGAQGIQGPVGPKGDKGDPFKYTDFTAAQLQGLKGPKGDTGLRGPQGPQGEQGLTGPTGPQGPIGRAFTYSDFTQEQLSALRGPQGIQGAQGIQGQKGEKGERGDQGLSPELTFSLEDNGDLFVDINYGTSPATPNTTSATKIYDVVWGIAQAGAPGPIRGYLEYSALSGFGKLHLDMKVTGNGSGNGGVLCTLPNDAPVPTRLLETSVDADNNSVYVEPNSRVVKGWGVAGNNKRYILDIVGFWKEI, encoded by the coding sequence ATGATTAAATTAAATCGTGGCCATGATAAGAATATCGTATTATCTAAAGAAGCTCTCAAGGAAATCCGTGGCTTATCGGCTTATGAAATTGCTAAACAAGAAGGCTTTACTGGTACCGTCGATGAATGGTTAGCATCTCTTAAAGGTGCTAAGGGCGATAAGGGTGATACTTTTAAATTATCTGACTTATCACCGGAAGAATTAAACAGTATTAAAGGTCCTCGCGGTGAAACTGGTTATACTGGTCCACAAGGTCCACAAGGCTTACAAGGTCTTAAAGGTGATCGTGGTGAAGTTGGCCCTAAAGGCGATATCGGCTTAACTGGTCCTAAAGGCGAACAAGGTATTCAAGGTGTACAAGGTCCTCGTGGTGAACAAGGTCCTCGTGGTATTCAAGGTAAAGACGGTAAATCGTTTACGTTAAGTCATACTTACTCCACTGTGGAAAAAATGAATGCCGATGCCGATAATATTAATGAAGATGAATTTGTCGCTATCACCGATGGTCATATCTTCATGAAGGATAACGGCGTACTTATCGAAGTATTAAATATCCGTGGTCCACAAGGTATTCAAGGTGAACAAGGTATTCGTGGTGAAGTAGGTCCTAAAGGTGAACAAGGTATTCAAGGCCCAACTGGCCCTAAAGGCGATGCTTTTAAATTTAGTGACTTTACGACAGAACAGCTTGAATCGATTAAAGGTCCAAAAGGCGACAAGGGCGAAGTCGGACCGCAAGGTCCGGCCGGTATTCAAGGTCCAGAAGGTCAACGTGGTCCTCAAGGTGAACGTGGTCCAATCGGTCCACAAGGTATCCCGGGTCTAACTGGTCCAGAAGGCCAGAAGGGCGATAAGGGCGAAACTGGTCCTATCGGTAGAGCTTTTACATACGCCGACTTCACTCCAGAACAGCTTAAAGGTTTAACCGGCCCTAAAGGTGATCGTGGTGAGAAGGGTGACCGTGGCGAAGGTTTCGATATCTATAAAACGTATCCTTCTTTAACGGCTATGAATAACGACGTCGATAATATTCCGTTAAATAAATTAGTTATGATTAGTAGCTCCGTTAACGATGAAGATAATGCTAAAGTTTATATAAAAGAAGCTACCGGCCTCAAATTCTTTATCGACTTAAGTGGTGCTCAAGGTATCCAAGGTCCTGTCGGCCCTAAAGGCGATAAAGGTGATCCTTTCAAATATACCGATTTTACAGCTGCTCAACTACAAGGTCTCAAAGGTCCAAAAGGCGATACTGGTTTACGTGGCCCACAGGGCCCACAGGGTGAACAAGGCTTAACTGGTCCGACTGGTCCACAAGGCCCGATCGGTCGAGCTTTTACTTATAGCGATTTTACTCAAGAACAGCTTAGCGCCTTACGTGGTCCACAAGGTATTCAAGGTGCTCAAGGTATCCAAGGTCAGAAGGGCGAGAAGGGTGAACGTGGCGATCAAGGTCTATCTCCGGAACTAACGTTCTCTCTCGAAGATAATGGCGATTTATTTGTCGACATTAACTACGGAACTTCACCAGCTACTCCGAACACTACATCTGCTACTAAGATATACGATGTCGTATGGGGAATAGCTCAAGCCGGTGCTCCTGGTCCTATTCGTGGCTATCTCGAATATAGTGCATTAAGTGGCTTCGGTAAGCTTCATCTCGATATGAAGGTAACCGGAAATGGGTCGGGCAACGGTGGCGTGTTATGTACGCTTCCTAACGATGCTCCTGTACCGACTCGTCTATTAGAAACTTCTGTCGATGCTGATAATAATAGTGTCTATGTAGAACCTAATAGTCGTGTTGTTAAAGGCTGGGGCGTTGCCGGTAACAATAAACGTTACATATTGGATATCGTAGGTTTCTGGAAGGAGATTTAA
- a CDS encoding efflux RND transporter permease subunit has translation MSKFFINRPIFAIVIAIVITLVGLISMMNLPIARYPQISPPTVSVNTAYTGATAQVVNDTVASVIETQIVGVQDMDYMTSSSSSNGSYSLTVQFNQGTDADMDTVNTQNRVQAALAQLPAEVQAVGVTTTKSSGDMAMVFSLNSPDGTYDSTFLKNYGTNYMMDAIKSIKGVGSVREFGSDYAMRIWLDPAKMQNLGVTISEVTAAIKGQNLQAAAGTVGQNPTNGEQAFQYPIKIEGRLVTPEQFGNIAIKSSNGKVLHLKDVARIQIGAKGYDLIAKSAHKEVAGFAISLQNDANALETIANVKKVLDEQSKSFPPDMQYNVVVDNTKFVSASINEVKHTFVEALLLVLFVVYVFLQSWRSTIIPMIAVPVSLLGTFGAFVLLDFSINTLTLFAMVLAIGLVVDDAIVVVEAVEYELKYNGLPPKEAAIKAMENVQGPVIGIAFVLVAVFVPVAFMGGMTGILYKQFALTIAVSVVISAIIALVLTPALCATMLKPHTPKEREDWVHRQLNKFNAGLERFSDWYGIQLARLSHRLSLTVIALLIFAGGTGLVFHFLPTSFVPAEDSGYYMIAVNEPPGATSERTMATLEKIASFLEGKNDPEKPKDEQLFQGVFTVAGFDILGNGQKSSAGVIFATMSDWKYRTTQATSINAMVGQTFGFAAQGVPEATVVALNPPSIPGLGATGGFSMYIINKAGDSPQVMAERANEFLAEARKSPAIQSIYTTFDTSTPSLQFDVNREKAAQDGVALADIFTTLQGFYGSIQVNDFTMYGKNYKVVVQAEDAYRQNADQLNMLAVRNSKGLMVPVSNYITKEQTGMPSSITRFDNAMAVQIGGSQARGYSSGDAINALKEAAAKTLPAGYTYDWAGQSREELKAGSQTIMILGLGLVFVFLILAALYESWKVPFAVLFSVPSGMIGASLVPFLLNFTGRYSLANDIYMQIGLLTLVGLAAKNAILIIEYAKIRVDKRGMNVVDAAIEAAKIRLRPILMTSFAFILGVLPLAVSTGAGSGARTSMGITVVAGMTTATLFGIFIIPMLFIIIETLGPGLFTNRKKNHD, from the coding sequence GTGTCGAAATTCTTTATTAATCGACCTATCTTTGCCATCGTAATAGCCATCGTTATTACTTTGGTAGGTCTCATTTCTATGATGAACCTTCCGATAGCTCGATATCCACAAATTTCTCCTCCTACAGTAAGTGTTAACACAGCCTATACAGGTGCAACGGCTCAAGTTGTTAATGATACGGTAGCCAGTGTTATTGAAACACAAATCGTAGGCGTACAAGATATGGACTATATGACATCTAGTAGCTCTAGTAATGGTAGCTACTCTTTGACTGTTCAGTTCAATCAAGGCACAGATGCCGATATGGATACGGTTAATACACAAAACCGTGTACAAGCAGCACTTGCTCAATTACCTGCAGAGGTACAAGCAGTTGGTGTTACAACTACTAAATCTTCTGGTGATATGGCTATGGTATTCTCCTTGAACTCACCTGATGGTACTTATGATTCTACATTCTTAAAGAACTATGGTACCAACTATATGATGGATGCTATTAAATCTATTAAGGGTGTCGGTTCTGTGCGAGAGTTCGGTTCCGACTATGCTATGCGCATTTGGTTAGATCCAGCGAAGATGCAAAATCTAGGTGTTACTATTTCTGAAGTAACCGCAGCTATTAAGGGACAAAACTTACAGGCTGCAGCAGGTACAGTTGGTCAAAATCCTACTAATGGGGAACAAGCATTTCAATATCCTATCAAAATTGAAGGTCGTCTTGTGACACCTGAACAATTTGGTAACATTGCTATTAAAAGCTCTAATGGTAAGGTATTGCATCTAAAAGATGTTGCTCGCATTCAAATTGGTGCTAAAGGATATGACCTTATTGCTAAGTCCGCGCATAAAGAGGTAGCAGGCTTCGCTATTTCCTTGCAAAATGATGCTAATGCATTAGAAACTATTGCGAATGTTAAGAAGGTACTAGATGAACAATCTAAATCCTTCCCACCAGATATGCAATATAACGTAGTTGTAGATAATACTAAATTCGTAAGTGCATCTATCAATGAGGTAAAGCATACCTTTGTAGAAGCATTACTACTCGTTCTTTTTGTAGTATATGTATTCTTACAATCCTGGAGATCTACAATTATTCCTATGATTGCTGTTCCAGTATCCTTGCTAGGTACATTTGGGGCTTTCGTATTACTTGATTTCTCTATCAATACGTTAACATTATTCGCCATGGTATTGGCTATCGGTCTCGTTGTTGACGATGCTATCGTAGTAGTAGAAGCGGTAGAGTATGAATTAAAATATAATGGCTTACCTCCGAAAGAGGCGGCTATTAAAGCGATGGAAAATGTACAAGGCCCTGTAATTGGTATCGCCTTTGTATTGGTAGCTGTATTCGTACCAGTTGCCTTCATGGGTGGTATGACAGGTATTCTTTACAAACAGTTTGCATTAACAATCGCTGTATCTGTTGTTATTTCTGCGATTATCGCCCTTGTATTAACACCAGCACTATGTGCTACGATGTTAAAACCTCACACACCTAAAGAGCGTGAAGATTGGGTACATCGTCAGTTAAACAAATTCAATGCAGGCCTAGAACGTTTCAGTGATTGGTATGGTATCCAATTGGCTCGTTTAAGTCATCGTTTGAGCTTAACTGTTATTGCATTGTTAATCTTTGCTGGTGGTACTGGTTTAGTATTCCACTTCTTACCAACATCCTTTGTACCTGCAGAGGATAGCGGTTATTATATGATTGCCGTTAATGAACCGCCAGGTGCTACATCTGAGCGTACGATGGCAACACTTGAAAAAATTGCTTCCTTCTTAGAAGGCAAAAATGATCCAGAAAAACCTAAAGATGAGCAATTATTCCAAGGGGTATTTACTGTAGCAGGCTTTGACATCTTAGGGAACGGTCAAAAATCTAGTGCAGGTGTAATCTTTGCCACTATGTCTGACTGGAAGTATCGTACTACACAAGCTACATCTATTAATGCAATGGTTGGTCAAACATTTGGTTTTGCTGCTCAAGGCGTACCAGAAGCAACTGTAGTTGCTTTGAATCCACCATCTATTCCTGGTTTAGGTGCTACTGGTGGTTTCAGTATGTATATCATTAATAAAGCTGGTGACAGCCCTCAAGTTATGGCGGAACGTGCTAATGAATTCTTAGCAGAAGCTCGTAAGAGTCCAGCAATTCAATCTATTTACACTACATTTGATACATCTACACCATCCTTACAGTTTGATGTGAATCGTGAAAAAGCGGCACAAGATGGTGTTGCTTTAGCTGATATTTTCACTACATTACAAGGTTTCTACGGTAGTATTCAAGTCAATGATTTTACCATGTACGGTAAAAACTATAAGGTAGTAGTTCAAGCAGAAGATGCGTACCGCCAAAATGCAGATCAGCTTAATATGTTGGCTGTTAGAAATAGTAAGGGGCTTATGGTTCCTGTATCTAACTACATCACGAAGGAACAAACCGGTATGCCATCTAGTATTACACGTTTCGATAATGCTATGGCCGTACAAATCGGCGGTTCTCAAGCACGTGGTTACTCCTCTGGTGATGCTATTAATGCATTGAAAGAGGCAGCAGCTAAAACTTTACCAGCTGGTTATACATATGACTGGGCAGGTCAATCTCGTGAAGAGTTGAAAGCTGGTTCTCAAACCATCATGATTCTTGGTTTAGGTCTAGTATTTGTATTCTTAATCTTGGCCGCCTTGTATGAATCTTGGAAGGTTCCATTTGCCGTATTGTTCTCCGTACCATCTGGTATGATTGGTGCTTCTTTAGTTCCATTCTTGTTGAACTTTACAGGTAGATATTCTTTAGCAAATGATATTTACATGCAGATTGGCCTCTTAACCCTTGTTGGTTTGGCCGCAAAAAATGCGATTTTGATCATTGAGTATGCTAAGATTCGTGTTGACAAACGTGGCATGAACGTTGTTGATGCTGCTATCGAAGCTGCAAAAATTCGTTTGCGTCCAATCTTGATGACATCCTTTGCGTTCATCCTTGGTGTATTGCCATTGGCAGTATCTACTGGTGCTGGTTCTGGTGCTCGTACATCCATGGGTATTACAGTAGTAGCAGGGATGACAACAGCAACATTGTTTGGTATCTTTATCATTCCAATGCTGTTCATCATCATTGAAACACTTGGACCTGGTTTGTTTACAAACCGCAAAAAAAATCACGACTAA
- a CDS encoding putative phage tail protein, with protein sequence MTEFDNYKRIIDLSEFAVPVSGKVAEMQEIYRVESIEMQALWNTMVEIFREQFIITAESHGLEQWESILDIIPASDDTIDDRRFNILLALAGQRPYTEIKLRELLDGICGPGNYRIVEDYKNYNVHFKVSLGVKKQRDAVSKLLRDLIPMNLIYDVDLLYNRHIDLSRYTHKELAQFTHFVLNQEVLPK encoded by the coding sequence ATGACAGAATTCGATAACTATAAACGTATCATCGACCTATCCGAGTTTGCCGTACCGGTATCTGGTAAGGTCGCCGAGATGCAAGAGATCTATAGAGTCGAAAGCATCGAAATGCAAGCTTTATGGAATACTATGGTCGAAATATTCCGAGAGCAATTCATTATAACGGCAGAATCTCATGGTTTAGAACAATGGGAATCCATACTCGATATTATCCCGGCTAGTGACGATACGATCGACGACCGACGCTTTAATATCTTATTAGCCCTTGCCGGTCAACGTCCTTATACCGAGATTAAGCTACGAGAACTTCTCGACGGTATTTGTGGCCCTGGTAACTACCGTATCGTCGAAGATTATAAAAACTATAACGTTCACTTTAAGGTATCCCTCGGCGTTAAAAAACAACGTGATGCCGTATCTAAGCTATTACGAGATTTAATCCCGATGAATCTTATCTACGATGTGGACTTATTATATAACCGTCATATCGATTTAAGCCGATATACACATAAAGAATTAGCTCAATTTACTCATTTTGTATTAAACCAGGAGGTTTTACCTAAATAA
- a CDS encoding DUF2577 domain-containing protein produces MQNDYNRILNTIKNVAVDAVASTKPATMLIGIVVSVDPLQIALDSQLIIPAERIKLTKNTCEWTMEMSVDHITENRSGGGGYAEFASHNHEYKGRKKYLVHNGLKVGDEVWLFQETGGQRYIAIDRVFNPNTGCTTK; encoded by the coding sequence ATGCAAAACGATTATAACAGAATACTTAATACTATTAAGAATGTAGCGGTCGATGCTGTAGCTAGCACTAAGCCGGCTACGATGTTAATCGGTATCGTCGTTTCTGTCGATCCACTACAAATAGCCTTAGACTCTCAATTAATTATCCCGGCTGAACGTATTAAATTAACGAAGAATACGTGTGAATGGACGATGGAAATGAGTGTCGATCATATAACAGAGAACCGAAGTGGTGGTGGCGGTTATGCAGAATTTGCTAGCCATAACCACGAGTATAAAGGTCGTAAGAAGTACTTAGTACATAACGGTCTTAAGGTCGGCGATGAAGTATGGTTATTTCAAGAAACAGGCGGTCAACGATATATCGCTATCGATCGTGTATTTAATCCGAATACGGGGTGTACTACTAAATAA
- a CDS encoding efflux RND transporter periplasmic adaptor subunit: MKFRYSRMLAALVVSAVMVAGCGSNQQQAGDVSVNAYKITASDAQVNQTYAGTVVAENSVAVHARVTGYVVEKYVKGGEQVVAGQPLYRIDSRQYEATLANAEAQAAQANANYKNAEVDLNRYETLAQQDAIAQQRVDTQRSTVEQAKAAYEAYEASVKIAQDNYGDTMVYAPYSGTLRMDDIDMGTFVQAGSTTLVTIDSIDPIFVEFSMTEQEYLDFMKNPTGDDSNGPNIQLKLADGETYNQPGSIVQAAKSLDQSTGKLVLKASFPNPDHLLLPNMFATVISPGQKIKNAILVPSRAILQIMDKNFIFVVNADGVVEQKSVEVGGTSGSDTIIKAGLAPGDTIIVDGLTKVKNGAKVNAKLLSKEQLKATK; encoded by the coding sequence ATGAAGTTCCGTTATTCCCGTATGTTAGCGGCTCTCGTTGTATCCGCTGTAATGGTTGCTGGTTGTGGCAGTAATCAACAGCAAGCAGGCGACGTGAGTGTCAATGCATACAAAATTACTGCAAGTGATGCACAGGTAAACCAAACCTATGCTGGTACAGTAGTTGCAGAAAACTCTGTAGCTGTACATGCTCGTGTAACCGGTTACGTAGTTGAAAAATATGTTAAAGGCGGGGAGCAAGTTGTTGCTGGCCAGCCATTATATCGTATCGATTCTCGTCAATACGAAGCTACTCTTGCTAATGCAGAAGCACAAGCTGCTCAAGCTAATGCAAACTATAAAAATGCTGAAGTAGACCTTAATCGTTATGAAACATTAGCTCAACAAGATGCTATTGCGCAACAACGTGTAGATACACAACGAAGTACTGTAGAACAAGCTAAGGCAGCTTATGAAGCATACGAAGCATCCGTAAAAATTGCTCAAGATAACTATGGCGATACAATGGTATATGCACCATATTCTGGTACATTACGTATGGATGATATCGATATGGGTACATTTGTACAAGCAGGTTCTACAACATTAGTAACCATTGATTCTATCGATCCAATCTTTGTTGAATTTAGTATGACAGAGCAAGAATATCTTGACTTCATGAAAAATCCAACTGGCGATGATTCCAATGGTCCAAATATTCAATTAAAACTTGCTGATGGCGAAACGTATAATCAACCGGGTTCTATTGTTCAAGCAGCAAAAAGTCTTGATCAATCAACAGGTAAGCTTGTGTTGAAAGCATCTTTCCCAAATCCTGATCACTTGTTATTGCCAAATATGTTTGCTACAGTAATTTCTCCTGGTCAAAAAATTAAAAATGCTATTCTTGTTCCTAGTCGCGCTATTCTTCAAATCATGGATAAAAACTTTATCTTTGTTGTAAATGCTGATGGTGTAGTAGAACAAAAAAGTGTTGAAGTTGGCGGTACAAGTGGTAGCGATACAATTATTAAAGCAGGTTTAGCGCCTGGAGACACAATCATCGTTGATGGCTTAACTAAGGTTAAAAACGGTGCGAAAGTAAATGCAAAATTACTTTCCAAAGAACAATTAAAAGCTACAAAATAG